The Triticum urartu cultivar G1812 chromosome 5, Tu2.1, whole genome shotgun sequence genome contains the following window.
ATATTATTGTTGCTTAAGGTAGTAAGTGATTTCATTTAATCATCTACGCCAATAGGTTCACGAATCTATATAACCAATATATGTGATACGAGGTGGCTTTCGTTGTGCTCACAGTTCCGAAAAGCAATTTATGAATCTAGCATGATTAAATAAACACTCATAATCAACATTTTGTGTCTAAAGTCCAGCCATGATGAAATCACATGTTGGCAAATTGCTCGGAACAAATTATCATGTTTACACATTATGGAAAACTGAGAAAGGAAATAACTCCAATTCAACTATTCAATGCAAAACAACCATATCGTAATATATCGTTAGTCAAGTCATCTCGATTTTGTTGTTTTCTATAATCAATGTCAAACCATATTCACAGGAGCACGAGTCACCAAATATCATAAAAACTGtaaggcctcttttggttcataggataggattatcgtaggaataggaattttgtaggaaatgagatgacatgtatgtcaaatcctatgagtaggaataggaaaggagatgtcatttggttgacatcaaaggaatttttccattgagtctaggttcttttttatttttctatgaaatgtggaggataggaaccaatcctgtgtaggaataggaatctattcctatgaaccaaagggctctaaaggaaaaattcctataaaaatcctatcctatgaaattcctgcaaaccaaaggaggccttaaaGTACTTAAAAAAGAAATACTTCCAGGCATTTTTTTTGTTAATGGTCGTAACTGAATTCACTCACAGTATACTTTGGATAAATATTTCACTTTAGAAGCCAAGAGTAATGCGGGGAAGAAGCAAGAGAAGTTACTCCGCAGTTTGCTGTAAACAAAAGCAGCATGGTTAACGTCGCAACAAATGATTGGATTGCAAACATATCTCTTGTCTCTGTAGAcaaatataagacgttttagaCTCACAGAGGGGGTGAAATCGTTTACACGTAACGACATACTTTCATTTCGAAATTATTTCAGAAAAACATTTGCAAAACACAGGACATGGATTTTATCCGAAGCTGAGCTCATCGAACCCTGAATACCGTCGGCCCCGGACACGTGCACGCGCGACCCCCGCCACGATCACGGCCGTCCAAGTCTGCCCGCTCCCCATCCAACGGCCAGGCGCCACCAGGGTTTTGCCGCGGGGGTACAAATAGCCTTCTTccccctccgccgccgcctcctccctctcctctctcgcCACGCCGCAGTTGGGAGCCAGGCCCCCAACTCTTATCAAACCCTAAAACCAAAAAATACCTCAAAAAAATCCGCAAAATCACGAAAAAAAATCTACCTTTCGATCGGTGATGGCGGCGCAGGCGGCGAGCTCGGCGTCGGAGGGCGGCTCCCCGGCCGCGGCGGCCGctgcggctgcggcggcggcatCGTCGTTCCCGGCGACATCGCTTTACGTGGGCGACCTCGACGTGAGCGTGCAGGACGCGCAGCTCTTCGACGTCTTCGCCCAGATCGGCGGCGTCGTCTCCGTGCGCGTCTGCAGGGACGTCACCTCGCGGAAGTCGCTCGGATACGCCTACGTCAACTACAACACCCCGGCTGACGGTGAGCCGGCCCTCCCCCGTTCCCCACGTCGGCGATTAGCGCTTTTTGCACTGCTAGGTTACCGGTCGAATTAGTCTTCTTCGCGTTCATTGCATGATGCTGTCGGATTTGTTTTTGTTTCGATGCGGTTGCGTTCGTTGGTGGTTTCTGTTAGGTAGTTCAGGCGGTGGCTGAGGCAGCTAGGGATTTGGCGGTTGGTGGTTCACAGCTTATAACACGGTGTCACTTGATTTGGAAGTTTGGATATTTTTTGCTGAACTATGTATAAATGTTCTCCTTTTCCTCTTTTGGGATTTTATCCTGATCTCGCAGCCAGTTGGTGTCCACGATCCTGGGGTTATTTACCTAAATTTGTGGAGTGTACGTACATTATAGAATCAAAAGTTAAATAAGGTGCTGTGCTAGCTTGGTGGCCAGCATATAGGTTTCTTTAGTTCCTCGTCCTTGGAACAAGGCTCTGCAGTGCGAAGGGCTGGTTGTGGATGAAGGGTGAGGGAGAAAGGGTGGATGGTGAAGGGCGAGGAAGAAGAGTGAGAAAAGTGTGTGAGCGAGCGGTGGAGCTGCAGGATGAGATTGCTGCATGTAGTGGTGCCGGCGGCAAAGTCTTGTTGCTGCACCAGGGTTTTTAGGCGGTTTTGGAATGGTGGTTTTGGCTTTTAGTTCATGGTGGCTGGTTTCTTTGCCAATTTTGTCTTCCTCTGAGGTAGTTACTGATTCGGCGTACAAAAATTGTTACTCACGTGTTTGGAAAGTTTGGACTGTAGTTTATGAATATGACCAATAGGACTATAGTTGATTTTGATCCTACTGTTTTTGCGGTTTTGCTGTTTTATCCCACACACGTGGTGTCTACAATCCTGGGTTGAGTTTACTAAAGTAACAAATACATTTATTTAAGCTTGTACTATGTTTACTGAATGCTTGTGTTTGGTAGCTCTGCTCCTGCGAAGATGATATTTAAAGCTAGGTAACTGTTTGTGGAATAATAGCTGATGCTGTCCTCGAGAAGTTTCTACATTTGATCAAATGTTTCCATGGTTCACTCTCTccttgatatatatatatagaaccACTTCCATGCATATTTTCTTGTTGTATATCTGCAAGGCCTTTTAGTGGTTTCATACTGATTTTGAAATATCTTGCAGCTGCACGGGCTCTTGAAATGCTCAACTTCACTCCTATCAATGGGCGGCCTATCAGGATAATGTATTCTAACCGTGACCCCAGCTTGCGCAAGAGTGGCACAGCAAATATATTTATTAAGGTGCGTGCACATATTTGTTATGCAATTATTGACTCTTATTGTTGTGGCGCTACTATATTTATCTAACCTGTTATCTTGTCCTTCCATATTCTGCAGAATCTTGACAAGTCAATTGACAACAAAGCTTTGTATGACACATTTTGTGTGTTTGGAAACATTCTTTCATGTAAAGTTGCAACAGATCCTGCTGGGGAATCAAAGGGCTATGGCTTCGTTCAGTATGAGCGGGATGAGGCTGCTCATGCTGCTATCGAGAAACTGAATGGGATGCTTATGAATGACAAGAAGGTGTATGTTGGGCCTTTCGTTCGTAAGCAGGAGAGAGATAACTCTCCCGGCAATGTCAAGTTCAATAATGTCTATGTTAAGAACCTAGCTGAGACTACCACTGAAGATGACTTGAAGGAAATCTTTGGGAAGTTTGGAGCAATAACAAGTGTTGTTGTAATGCGGGATGGGGATGGAAGATCCAAGTGTTTTGGATTTGTGAATTTTGAAAGTCCAGATGAAGCTGCTCTGGCTGTTCAAGATTTGAATGGCAAGAAATTTAGTGACAAGGAATGGTATGTTGGAAGAGCGCAGAAAAAGTCAGAAAGGGAGATGGAATTGAAAGAGAAGTTTGAAAAGAACCTTCAAGAGGCAGCGGATAAGTATCAGAATACCAACTTGTATCTGAAGAACTTGGATGATACTGTTGACGATGAAAAGTTGCGTGAACTTTTTGCTGATTTCGGAACTATTACTTCCTGCAAGGTTTGTTTAAATTCTCAGCTGCTGATCTATACATGATGCTATGCTTCCCACATATGCTACTAATTGAAACTCTTTGTCACAGGTTATGCGTGATTCAAACGGCGCTAGCAGAGGTTCTGGATTTGTCGCTTTTAAATCTGCTGACGATGCTTCCCGAGCTGTAAGCTTGAGCTGTACTTGTGTAAATAAGTATGATCTAATTTGTGCATTATTTTTGGTTCCTGAAGTTATTTATTCTTTCTTACAATGTCCCATGTTAGCTTGCTGAAATGAACAACAAGATGGTTGGCAATAAACCACTTTATGTTGCACTCGCACAGCGCAAGGAAGACAGGAAAGCTAGGCTGCAGGTAAGAACTTTTGTGAGTGAAATTGTATTTTATATGATtgatgttcctgatatatatgcTTGTATAGTATTTGCTCACCTAGTTTTTCAGCAAAACCTACTGAGATGAACACCTAGACAATCTGATGGCACTTATTATTCAATTTGTGGACCTAGTACTTTCTCATGATACTTAAGTTCAGTATTACCAGCTAAATGTTCCATCATGTGCATTTTAAAGTCTGTTTTGACTGTCAACACTTCGAATTGTGGTGTTTTATGAAAACTTACTTCACTCACATGGTTTCTGAGCAATTTATTTggttattcatggtgcttttctgCTGTAGTTCAATTTTCTGTCACTAACTGCTGTTCGTTGCAGGCACAGTTTTCACAAATGCGTCCTGTTCCAATGGCTCAAACTGTTGGTCCTCGTATGCAAATGTTACCTCCTGGTGTTCCAGTTGGTCAGCAAATGTTCTATGGCCAGCCACCAGCGTTTATTAACCCACAGGTGAGTTGAGTCAAAAAAATTCTGATTGTCTATAACATTATTATGTTGTTAGCTTGCTAGATTTGAACTTACACTCATAACATTATTATGTTAGGCATATAAATTTTCTCAAGCAAGCTTGTACCATTGCTTTAGCACAAAAGGCCATTACCAATATTTTCTCATTGTTCTTGGCATTTTACATGGTGCACTTTTATCATTTTGTTGTAAAATACAGCAACCTGGCCATAAATACTTCTGTTAGTATAACGAAGTTTTCATCAGGAAACAGCGCAATTCACTTTTGGGTTTTCCATCATGGAGATCTAGAATTTCTGGATTTAATATCACGCATGATATTTGTACAATCATTCTTTATTGACAAAGTGTGGTCTTTTTGCAGCCTGGATTTGGCTTCCAGCAACCTTTCATGCCGGGAATGAGGCCAGGTGGTGCTCCGATGCCAAACTTTATGATGCCTATGGTTCAGcaaggacaacaaccacaacgcCCAGCTGGTAGGCGAGCTGGTGCTGGTGGAATGCAGCAATCCATGCAGATGGGTCAGCAGCAGGTAACCTGCAGATATTGCTTTATTTTTCTCTTCCATATGCAATATTTTCCTAGGTGGGTTTTGAGCCATTCGACAATCAGTCTTGTTTTGGAGGCTCTAAAATCTATCTACATTGCAGATGATGGGTAGGGGTGGTGGTCGTGGTTACCGCTATCCGACCGGGCGTGGCATGCCTGATCCTGCGATGCATGGTGTTGGGGGGGTGATGACATCCCCATATGAGATGGGAGGGATGCCTATGAGAGATGCCGGTGCGTCACAGCCAGTTCCAATTGGGGCATTGGCTTCTGCACTTGCCAATTCACCCCCAGAGACGCAAAGAATGGTACGTGGACGAGGCTCTCTAGGTATTGCATTGTTTTTGTTAGGAAAGATGTGTTTGTTGATCTTGACCTTGTTTTGTTTGTTGCTGCAGATGCTTGGCGAGAACTTGTACCCTCTTGTTGATCAGCTGGAGCACGACCAGGCTGCCAAGGTGACCGGCATGCTTCTGGAGATGGACCAGACTGAGGTGCTTCACCTGCTTGAGTCGCCAGACGCTCTCAAGGCCAAGGTTGCTGAAGCCATGGAGGTTCTCCGCAGCGCTCAGCAGCACACCAACCAGTCCCCTGAGCAGCAGCTGGCTTCGCTCTCGCTGAATGACGGCCTCATCTCTTCCTAAGCTCTACGGCGACAATTTTTGCACCATATCAAACTTATCTAGACTGAAAATGACTTGGTTTATTATTGGAGACTTAGCTTTTGCCGTTAGTTGAATTAGTCTTTTAGGCTTCCCATGGATTGGCTTTTATTTGCATGGATTGGTTGTTTTGTTTAAGTTGTCGTCATCTTGTCACTGAATTTATCTTGCTTTCTCGTTTGTGGTTCTCTGAGCACTGTTTGGTTTGTGCCTATGATCTTATCTTTCACGAGTAAGAGCATCTCCACTCGCCCCCCAACAGGCCCTCTGGGCGCCTTTTTTAGCGCCGATGATGTAAAAATGGCCCAGCTGTGCCCCAGATCCTTGTTTATCGTTGGTTCGGGCCGAAATTACAACCGGCAAACCCAACCTGAACCTGCTGGCTGAAGCTAAAAGGCGCGTGGGCCTTGTTGGCGACAGCAGCCGATTTCCTGCCGTTTTCTTTTCCTCCATTTCCTAGAGTGTCGCCCCCCTTCCCCCCTGCCATTCTCTTTTCAGACCCACATGCCATGCTGTTGAAGTATGTGGCCCTTCGCTTAGCCACCAATTTCGTCCAGCCAAAGCCGAGGGCGCCCGGCTTGTCGA
Protein-coding sequences here:
- the LOC125508868 gene encoding polyadenylate-binding protein 8-like, whose translation is MAAQAASSASEGGSPAAAAAAAAAAASSFPATSLYVGDLDVSVQDAQLFDVFAQIGGVVSVRVCRDVTSRKSLGYAYVNYNTPADAARALEMLNFTPINGRPIRIMYSNRDPSLRKSGTANIFIKNLDKSIDNKALYDTFCVFGNILSCKVATDPAGESKGYGFVQYERDEAAHAAIEKLNGMLMNDKKVYVGPFVRKQERDNSPGNVKFNNVYVKNLAETTTEDDLKEIFGKFGAITSVVVMRDGDGRSKCFGFVNFESPDEAALAVQDLNGKKFSDKEWYVGRAQKKSEREMELKEKFEKNLQEAADKYQNTNLYLKNLDDTVDDEKLRELFADFGTITSCKVMRDSNGASRGSGFVAFKSADDASRALAEMNNKMVGNKPLYVALAQRKEDRKARLQAQFSQMRPVPMAQTVGPRMQMLPPGVPVGQQMFYGQPPAFINPQPGFGFQQPFMPGMRPGGAPMPNFMMPMVQQGQQPQRPAGRRAGAGGMQQSMQMGQQQMMGRGGGRGYRYPTGRGMPDPAMHGVGGVMTSPYEMGGMPMRDAGASQPVPIGALASALANSPPETQRMMLGENLYPLVDQLEHDQAAKVTGMLLEMDQTEVLHLLESPDALKAKVAEAMEVLRSAQQHTNQSPEQQLASLSLNDGLISS